ATGGGTTGAGGCATCAGCACCTTTTCCATTCAATGTCTGAGTCTGAACAACCTCAAAAAGCGACTGCGGCCAAGCGACCAAAGTCCAAGAAAAAGGGTCGTAAGAAGCCTAAGAATATATCAGAGGGTGGAGGCACAGCCGCTTATCCGCGCCACAGCCTGTCAAAGTCACTGCGGATTCCAACCGCCATCCTAGAACAAAATGCGGGGAAGCCATGTAGCGAAAAGGAGGCCGCAACTTTTGTCGGAGTTGGATTTGGAGGTCCATTTCGACTTGAGATCAGTTCATGTTTGAAATTCGGACTTCTGGAGCGCCCAGGTCCAAGTCAAGTAGGGATCACGGAGCTTGCTCGCAGGGCGATAAGGCCGCAAAGTCCTGGTGATGATGTTCGGGCTCTTCAAGAGTCTGTGCTAAAAGCACCTCAAATTTCGGAGGTCTATCAACACTACAGAGGTGAGAATCTGCCCGAACCCAAGTTTTTCGAAAATGCCTTGCAGGATAAGTTCAGGATTCCATCGGATAAAACGCTGGATTTTATTACAATTTTTGAGCAGACGCTAGAATCTGCCCGATTACTTCAACGAGTTGATGACAGGATACGGCTGTTGGATGTGAGTGATACAGCGACAATCGGCGATGAAGCGGGACGTTTAAAGAAATTGGGTCGTGAGGTCCATGTCTCAACTTCGGACAGTTGCTTCGTAATGATGCCGTTCGCCCCGCCCATCGGAAGTTATTACGAGAAGATTTATGATCCAGCGATTCGCAAGGCTGGACTGACTCCCGTTCGTGCAGACAATGATATTTTTGGTACGGGTAAAATCATTGAGCAGATTTGGAGTGGAATCAACAAGGCGCGCGTATTGGTAGCCGAGTTAACCAACCGAAATCCCAATGTCTTTTATGAGCTAGGGCTTGCTCATGCTTTGCAAAAACCAGTCGTTTTGGTGGCCTGTTCAGACCAGGACGTGCCGTTCGACCTAAGGCATATTAGAGTCATCTATTATGACATGACTGACCCATTTTGGGGGCAAAAGCTCGTCGAGAAGATATCGGAGAATATTCTGTCAGCTCTCAAAAATCCGGACGAGGCAATCTTGCCTAGAGTGCTCGAGCGGCAGTAGGAAGTGCGAATGGTGAGGGCAAAATCTCTTCTTGAACCATCTGATCTCGATGGGCTTGGCCTGAGTTCTGGCGGGTATACTCAAGAAGGGGCAAGTAACTGTTTAATGGAGTCGGGATTCGCAAGTAGACGCTGTATGAGTTCTTGTTTTACTTCGTTTCTAACTTCTTCACGGATCTCCTCCCGCAATTCTTGTCGAACCTCTTCCATGTAGTGTTCACGAATTGTGTCGCGCTCTTCTTGAAGCGCACGCATCAGCCAATCTCTAAACTCGACTCGCACAGTCTCTCGTAGGTCTGTAGGCATTGCCCCTTTGAACATGGCGGATATGCCTGCTTGTAGATCTTCGCGAAGGGATTGGACCGTTTGTTGGGTGAGTGCTTCTTGGATTCGAATTCTTTCGTCCTTCGCGGTCTCAGCCAGTAGGGTGCGGAAGTCGGAGCTGACTGAGTCTTTTATTTCTCGAATTAAGGTGTGTTGCAGCAATTGAACGGGGCCCTCCTTGAAAAACTCCGCGAGGCAAGACCGGAAGAATGACTGTGTCTGTTCTCGCAGATTTTCATGGACCATGTCGGCTAGGCACTCTTCAGCAATTTCACGAATGTCTTCTCTCATATGCTGGGTAATGGTTTCGACATTCTTGTCGCATTCTCGAAGTCGTAGCTCTTTAGAATCAGCGGGCGCCTGATATGGAACGAGAAGTGCATTCCGTTGTGCCGTCGCATTGGCCTTCATCCTTCCTGTGCCACAAAAGAAATAGTGAAGGTCATTGAGAAACAATGGTGTTGGGATGCGGCCCGTCTTTCCAAACGTTTTATCAAAGTGATCGGACAGTAACTGGAGAATAACCGTGCCCTGTCCTGCTGTGGCTTCTAAAAGATAGGACCGGATCACGACAAAGACCCTGCCCGGGTTCTCGCTGCGCTTTGCCAATCCTAGTGGGGTCATCAGCGGAGGTGATAGTGTGCTTTTTGTCTTGATGCGCGTTATTTACACCCTCTCCACCGTCACCAACACCCCCTTCGACGTCGGCGTATTGCTCACCTCCGCCGTGCTATCCACCGGCACCAGCACATTCGCCTCCGGGAAATAGGCCGCCGCTGTGCCCGCCGGAATATCATACGGAATCGCCAAGAAGTTCCGCGCGACTCGGGTCTCGCCGTTCCAGTGGCTCGTGATGTCCACGGGCTTTACGGGGCCGATACCGCGGGCCTTCATATCCTCCGGATTCAAGAACACAATGCGGCGTTCGTTGCTGATGCCGCGGTAGCGGTCGTGCAGGCCGTAGACGGTGGTGTTGAATTGGTCGTGGCTGCGGAAGGTTTGCAGCACCAACTGACCGGGGCCAGCCTCCAGGGAGGTGAGGGGATGGGACGTGAAGACGGCGCGTCCGTTGCCAGTGGGCGTGTTGAAGACACCTTCGCGGGCGGCGTTATACAAATAGAAGCCGCCGGGCGTGCGCACGCGTTCGTTGAAGTTCTCGAAGCCGGGGATCACGGCCTCCACCTTGTCGCGGATGAGGTCGTAGTTTCCGTAGAGCTCGCGCCAGGGCACGGTGCTGCGGCCTTTCAACGTGGCCTCGGCGAGGCGGGCGACGATGGCGGTCTCGCTCAGGCACTGGTCGCTGGGCGGCGTGAGGCGGCCCTGGCTCATGTGCACGATGCCCATGGAATTCTCCACGGTGACGAACTGCTCCATGCCATTCTGCAGGTCCACTTCCGAGCGGCCGAGGCAGGGGAGGATGAGGGCGCGCTTCCCGGTGATGAGGTGGCTGCGGTTCAGCTTCGTGGAGATGTGCGCGGTGAGATTGCAGTTCCGCAACGCAGCAGCGGTGAACTCGGTGTCCGGCGTGGCGGAGAGGAAGTTCCCACCGAGGCCGAGGAAAAACTTTCCCTGCCCCTCATGCATCGCCTTGATGGCCATGCAGGTGTCCCAGCCGTGGTGCCGCGGCGGGGTGAAGCCGAAGACTTTCCCGAGACTATCCAGGAACGAGTCCGGCATCTTTTCGAAGATGCCCATGGTGCGGTCGCCCTGCACATTGCTGTGGCCGCGCACGGGGCAGAGGCCTGCGCCCTCGCGTGCCACGGCGCCGAGCATGAGATGCACGTGCACGACCTCCTGGATGGTGGCGACGGCATTGCGATGCTGCGTGAGGCCCATGGCCCAGCAGGAAATGAACTTCCGCGAGCCGGAGGCAATCTGCTGTGCGGCCTTCTTGATCTCCGCGCGCTCAATGCCGCTGTGTTTTTCAATCTCCTCCCACTTCGTGGCTTCCACCTGCTTGCGATAGGCTTCGTAGCCGATGGTGCGATCCTTGATGAAGGTCTGGTCGAGCACCTTGCCGGGGTTCTCCCGTTCCATGCCGAGCAGCGCCTTCGCGATGCCGCGGAAGAGGGCCATGTCGCCATTGATGCGCACCTGGAGATACTGGCTGGTGAGCTTCGTGGCGAGGCCCATCATGCCGATGACTTCCTGCGGATGCTTGAAGCCCAGCAGGCCCGCCTCGCGCAGGGGATTCACGGAGATGATCTTCGCCCCGTGACGCACGGCGCTCTGCAGGGCGCTGAGCATGCGTGGGTGGTTCGTGCCGGGATTCTGGCCGACCACGATGATGGTGTCCGCCTTGTCGAAATCGGCAAGCTTCACGGTGCCCTTGCCCACGCCGAGCGTTTCCTTCAGCGCAGCGCCGCTCGACTCGTGGCACATGTTGGAGCAGTCGGGCAGGTTGTTCGTGCCGTACTGGCGGACGAAGAGCTGGTAGAGGAACGCTGCCTCATTGCTGGCGCGTCCGCTGGTGTAGAAGACGGCCTCATCCGGCGAGGCGAGTTTGTTCAGCTCGGCCGCCATGATGTTGAAGGCCTCGTCCCAGGACACCTGCTTGTAATGCGTGGCGCCCTCGCCAGCTTCCAGCAGCATGGGGTGGGTGAGTCGGCCCTGCTGCTCCAGCCAGTAGTCGGACTGCTCCGCGAGTTCACGCACGCTGTACTGCGCGCAGAACTCCGGCGTCACGCGCTTCAGCGTGGTCTCGGCGGCGATGGCCTTGGCCCCATTCTCACAGAACTCGGTGGGCGCACGATGGTCATCCGGGTCCGGCCAGGCGCAGGAGGGGCAGTCGAAGCCGTTCTTCTGGTTCAGCTTCAGCATGGCCTGCGTGCCACGCACCACGCCCGCCTGGGTGAAGACATGATTCAGCGAGGACAGCACCGCCGGTACCCCTGCCGCCGCATGCGAGGGCGAGCCGACGCGAATGCCCGTGTGCTCCTCCGGCGTCAGCGCGTTCGGCAGTCCCTCAGCGGGTGGCGTCGGCGAAGCGGGCGCTGGCTCGCTGGTGGTCTCGGATTCGGCTGGCGTGCGGGAAGACATTTTCGGTGAGCGGTGCGACGGTGAGCGGTGGGTCAGTGGCAAAGAGCGGGAATCGGGCCTGCCGCTACAGTCTAGTCTCGCAGAAAGAGATACGCTTGGCAACGGGGGAGCATGCAGGGAAGAAG
The Roseimicrobium gellanilyticum DNA segment above includes these coding regions:
- a CDS encoding FdhF/YdeP family oxidoreductase; amino-acid sequence: MSSRTPAESETTSEPAPASPTPPAEGLPNALTPEEHTGIRVGSPSHAAAGVPAVLSSLNHVFTQAGVVRGTQAMLKLNQKNGFDCPSCAWPDPDDHRAPTEFCENGAKAIAAETTLKRVTPEFCAQYSVRELAEQSDYWLEQQGRLTHPMLLEAGEGATHYKQVSWDEAFNIMAAELNKLASPDEAVFYTSGRASNEAAFLYQLFVRQYGTNNLPDCSNMCHESSGAALKETLGVGKGTVKLADFDKADTIIVVGQNPGTNHPRMLSALQSAVRHGAKIISVNPLREAGLLGFKHPQEVIGMMGLATKLTSQYLQVRINGDMALFRGIAKALLGMERENPGKVLDQTFIKDRTIGYEAYRKQVEATKWEEIEKHSGIERAEIKKAAQQIASGSRKFISCWAMGLTQHRNAVATIQEVVHVHLMLGAVAREGAGLCPVRGHSNVQGDRTMGIFEKMPDSFLDSLGKVFGFTPPRHHGWDTCMAIKAMHEGQGKFFLGLGGNFLSATPDTEFTAAALRNCNLTAHISTKLNRSHLITGKRALILPCLGRSEVDLQNGMEQFVTVENSMGIVHMSQGRLTPPSDQCLSETAIVARLAEATLKGRSTVPWRELYGNYDLIRDKVEAVIPGFENFNERVRTPGGFYLYNAAREGVFNTPTGNGRAVFTSHPLTSLEAGPGQLVLQTFRSHDQFNTTVYGLHDRYRGISNERRIVFLNPEDMKARGIGPVKPVDITSHWNGETRVARNFLAIPYDIPAGTAAAYFPEANVLVPVDSTAEVSNTPTSKGVLVTVERV